In a single window of the Gemmatimonadota bacterium genome:
- a CDS encoding amidohydrolase family protein — protein MRRFVWSSPLLAVALAIAPLAAQGGGAGAPPTGPITAIRAGRLIDPENGSVTRNAVILVQGGRFTAVGTDVAVPSGAKVIDLSRLTVMPGLVDSHNHLALTYKEDPERNDYYITYIKESSELRAIQAASNGLQMLSGGFTIVRDLGNNANYADVALRQAIEAGWLPGPTMVTSGLIIGGMGGQFSPTPTMALDHNIVYPEYLEADTHDEIIKAVRQNALFGARVIKICVDCKRWGYSTEEIQLFISEAAKAGLKVAGHVQTAAGAQRAIDAGIWSIEHASALNDTLHKKMAAKGIWRVGTETPITLVGHTSAAAYQRTVAGLKNAYENKVPLTYSTDADYFVPGKTRGEVAIEFIKTWQDAGVPNAEVLKALTINGYKVSELEARRGPIKPGMAADLIALSENPLESLDALRDVQFVLKDGLVYKQGGVILVGEFLHGGPQNIRRAAVPPPAAVPAAPAPRRTGGL, from the coding sequence ATGCGTCGCTTCGTCTGGTCCAGTCCGCTGCTCGCCGTCGCCCTCGCCATCGCACCGCTGGCGGCCCAGGGTGGAGGCGCTGGCGCGCCACCCACCGGACCGATCACCGCCATCCGGGCCGGTCGCCTGATCGATCCGGAGAACGGCAGCGTCACCCGGAACGCGGTGATCCTGGTGCAGGGCGGACGCTTCACGGCGGTCGGCACCGACGTCGCCGTGCCGAGTGGCGCCAAGGTGATCGACCTCTCGAGGCTCACCGTGATGCCGGGGCTGGTCGACTCCCACAACCACCTCGCGCTGACCTACAAGGAAGACCCCGAGCGCAACGACTACTACATCACCTACATCAAGGAGTCGTCCGAGTTGCGGGCGATCCAGGCGGCGTCCAACGGGCTCCAGATGCTGAGCGGTGGATTCACCATCGTCCGCGACCTGGGCAACAACGCCAACTACGCCGACGTCGCGCTGCGACAGGCGATCGAGGCGGGGTGGCTGCCGGGTCCGACGATGGTGACGTCGGGGCTGATCATCGGCGGCATGGGCGGGCAGTTCTCGCCGACGCCGACGATGGCGCTCGACCACAACATCGTCTATCCCGAGTATCTCGAAGCCGACACCCACGACGAGATCATCAAGGCGGTGCGCCAGAACGCCCTCTTCGGTGCCCGGGTCATCAAGATCTGTGTCGACTGCAAGCGCTGGGGATACAGCACCGAGGAGATTCAGCTCTTCATCAGCGAGGCCGCCAAGGCCGGGTTGAAGGTGGCGGGGCACGTGCAGACCGCAGCCGGTGCGCAGCGCGCCATCGACGCCGGCATCTGGTCGATCGAACACGCCTCGGCGCTCAACGACACACTCCACAAGAAGATGGCCGCCAAGGGGATCTGGCGCGTCGGGACCGAGACCCCCATCACGCTCGTGGGGCACACCAGTGCCGCGGCCTATCAGCGCACGGTCGCCGGGCTGAAGAACGCCTACGAGAACAAGGTGCCGCTCACCTACTCCACCGACGCCGACTATTTCGTGCCGGGGAAGACCCGCGGCGAGGTGGCCATCGAATTCATCAAGACCTGGCAGGATGCCGGCGTGCCGAACGCCGAGGTGTTGAAGGCGCTGACCATCAACGGGTACAAGGTCAGCGAATTGGAGGCGCGCCGTGGGCCGATCAAGCCGGGGATGGCCGCCGACCTGATCGCGCTGTCGGAGAATCCGCTCGAGTCACTCGACGCGCTGCGCGACGTGCAGTTCGTCCTGAAGGATGGGCTCGTGTACAAGCAGGGCGGAGTGATTCTGGTGGGGGAGTTCCTGCATGGCGGGCCGCAGAACATCCGCCGCGCGGCCGTGCCGCCGCCGGCGGCCGTACCGGCCGCCCCAGCGCCGCGCCGGACGGGCGGACTCTAG
- a CDS encoding M48 family metallopeptidase, which translates to MIPAVSSGRVRRDLFSQQEENRRKSSWLLIGFIGFFAWLGFGGDVALMLSTADATNGYQHRVPVIGIGITLVAAGVAWSAWRNGDRQILWSTRAMELINAVTPEQQRLANVVDEMSIASGLPRPKLWIVPDDDPNAFATGRDPAHASIAVTEGLLTRLDRDELQAVVAHEMAHVARYDTRLMTLVAAMVGAIALLSDGLGRFLWHSGRSGNTVARSMGGVAARRSGGRNAGVAVVLVVVWVLTLLIAPLVSRLVAMAISRKREFLADATAAQYTRNPGALASALAKLDDASAPTHRIGRAATHLCIVDPGDQRVQRLRGALGNLMASHPPMAERIARLQAMG; encoded by the coding sequence GTGATTCCCGCAGTCAGCAGTGGGCGCGTTCGCCGGGATCTCTTCAGCCAGCAGGAAGAGAACCGGCGGAAATCGTCGTGGCTGCTGATCGGCTTCATCGGCTTCTTCGCGTGGCTCGGCTTCGGCGGCGATGTCGCGCTGATGCTCTCCACCGCCGATGCCACCAACGGGTATCAGCACCGAGTGCCCGTGATCGGGATCGGGATCACGCTGGTGGCGGCCGGCGTGGCGTGGTCGGCTTGGCGCAACGGCGACAGGCAGATCCTCTGGTCCACTCGGGCGATGGAGTTGATCAACGCCGTCACCCCCGAGCAGCAGCGCCTCGCGAATGTGGTCGACGAAATGTCGATCGCCAGCGGCCTCCCGCGCCCGAAACTGTGGATCGTCCCGGACGACGACCCGAACGCCTTCGCGACCGGGCGCGATCCGGCGCACGCCTCGATCGCCGTGACCGAGGGGCTGCTTACCCGGCTCGACCGCGACGAACTGCAGGCCGTCGTGGCGCACGAGATGGCCCACGTGGCGCGGTACGACACGCGCCTGATGACGCTGGTCGCGGCGATGGTCGGGGCCATTGCGCTCCTGAGCGACGGCCTCGGGCGCTTCCTCTGGCATTCAGGGCGGAGTGGCAACACGGTCGCGCGCTCGATGGGTGGCGTCGCCGCTCGACGGAGCGGGGGCCGCAACGCCGGCGTTGCCGTGGTGCTGGTGGTGGTGTGGGTGCTGACGCTGCTGATCGCCCCGCTCGTCTCACGCCTGGTGGCGATGGCCATCTCGCGCAAGCGGGAATTCCTCGCCGACGCCACGGCGGCACAGTACACCAGGAACCCTGGCGCCCTTGCCTCCGCGCTCGCCAAGCTCGACGACGCGAGCGCACCGACGCATCGCATCGGGCGTGCGGCCACCCACCTCTGCATCGTCGACCCAGGTGACCAGCGGGTGCAGCGTCTGCGGGGCGCGCTCGGCAACCTCATGGCCAGTCATCCGCCGATGGCCGAGCGCATTGCTCGGCTCCAGGCGATGGGGTAA
- a CDS encoding LemA family protein, protein MGTVIFFGLIAAFFLWLITAFNRLVALKGQVQNGWKQIDVQLKRRHDLIPNLVDTVKGALQFERETLDAVITARSRAVSATGVKDVAQAEGELTQALGRLFAVAEAYPDLKALANVSQLQEELTSTENRIAFSRQHYNDVATTYNVAQQQFPTSLVASLAKASIVELWEITDPGERAVPKVDISLR, encoded by the coding sequence ATGGGAACCGTGATCTTCTTCGGTCTGATCGCCGCCTTCTTTCTCTGGCTCATCACGGCGTTCAATCGCCTGGTTGCGCTCAAGGGCCAGGTGCAGAACGGCTGGAAACAGATCGACGTTCAGCTCAAGCGCCGTCACGACCTCATTCCGAATCTGGTGGACACCGTGAAGGGGGCGCTGCAATTCGAGCGTGAGACGCTCGACGCCGTCATCACGGCACGGAGCCGCGCGGTGAGTGCAACGGGCGTGAAGGACGTGGCGCAGGCGGAAGGGGAACTGACGCAGGCCCTCGGTCGGCTCTTCGCGGTGGCCGAGGCCTACCCCGACCTCAAGGCGCTGGCCAACGTCAGTCAGCTGCAGGAGGAATTGACCTCGACCGAGAATCGGATCGCCTTCTCGCGTCAGCACTACAATGACGTGGCCACGACCTACAACGTCGCGCAACAGCAGTTCCCGACGTCGCTGGTGGCAAGTCTCGCCAAGGCCTCCATCGTCGAGCTGTGGGAGATCACCGATCCCGGCGAGCGCGCGGTGCCCAAGGTCGACATCTCTCTCCGGTGA
- a CDS encoding c-type cytochrome produces MTLERIARWIIGFFLVLLAVAAIALGYTYYSSNARLDRRWTFPADVVAVPTDSLSIAYGGHVAALQGCDGCHGPDLAGRLFMDAPGVVRLYARNLTPGAGGAGARYGDADWVRAIRHAVAPDGRGLLFMPSQNYQRLNDRDLGALIAWLKSRPQIDAEFPATTVGLLGRVMLMMGSLPLVTAERIDHTAPRPASVPIGPTVAYGAYLAGGCRGCHGETFSGGEIPGGVAMAPSRNLTPDSASGIGRWSLSDFRAAMRIGQLPEGVVMDSVAMPIKISREFTDDEIAALFAYFKSLPPRPYGGR; encoded by the coding sequence GTGACGCTCGAGCGGATTGCCCGCTGGATCATCGGTTTCTTCCTCGTCCTGCTGGCCGTCGCGGCGATCGCGCTCGGCTACACCTACTACAGCAGCAACGCGCGCCTCGACCGCCGCTGGACCTTCCCCGCTGACGTGGTCGCGGTCCCCACCGATTCCCTCTCGATCGCATATGGTGGTCACGTCGCCGCGCTGCAGGGCTGCGACGGGTGCCACGGCCCGGACCTCGCGGGCCGGCTCTTCATGGACGCGCCCGGCGTCGTGCGGCTCTACGCCCGTAACCTCACGCCGGGCGCAGGTGGCGCCGGGGCGCGCTACGGCGACGCCGACTGGGTCCGCGCGATTCGTCACGCGGTGGCCCCGGACGGTCGTGGCCTCCTCTTCATGCCGTCGCAGAACTATCAGCGCCTCAACGATCGCGACCTCGGCGCGCTGATCGCCTGGCTCAAGTCCCGGCCACAGATCGATGCGGAGTTCCCCGCGACCACCGTCGGGCTGCTGGGTCGGGTGATGCTCATGATGGGGAGCCTGCCGCTGGTGACGGCGGAGCGGATCGACCACACCGCGCCGCGGCCGGCCTCGGTGCCGATCGGGCCGACGGTGGCGTACGGTGCATACCTGGCGGGCGGCTGCCGCGGCTGCCATGGCGAGACGTTCTCCGGTGGCGAGATCCCCGGAGGCGTCGCGATGGCGCCGTCCCGCAACCTCACGCCAGACAGCGCCAGCGGGATCGGTCGCTGGTCGCTGAGTGACTTCCGTGCCGCCATGCGGATTGGGCAGCTCCCCGAAGGCGTCGTGATGGACTCGGTGGCGATGCCGATCAAGATCAGCCGCGAATTCACCGACGACGAGATCGCCGCCCTCTTTGCGTACTTCAAGTCGCTGCCGCCCCGGCCGTACGGGGGGAGATAG
- a CDS encoding carboxypeptidase regulatory-like domain-containing protein gives MAEGRQPLWGARVFIVGSRASVTTDSSGRYRFEAVPAGVITVQAMAIASKSATVAGLRIRPGEHVTQDFVLASQPEGENSMNRTSGTRPEVTYVDGIPNGGQAPYPNPGRLEGIVRDAANRAVVDAVVAVVGTMESARTDSTGRYVLPLVPSGVLALRVTRAGYAPTMVEGLRLRQGETILQDFHLAPAAPARP, from the coding sequence ATGGCGGAAGGTCGCCAGCCGCTCTGGGGGGCACGCGTCTTCATCGTTGGGTCCCGCGCGAGCGTGACCACCGACAGTAGCGGCCGCTATCGATTCGAGGCCGTCCCCGCCGGCGTCATCACCGTCCAGGCCATGGCGATCGCCTCGAAATCGGCGACGGTCGCGGGGCTGAGGATCCGGCCGGGCGAACACGTCACGCAGGACTTCGTCCTCGCATCCCAGCCGGAGGGCGAGAACAGCATGAATCGGACGAGCGGCACGCGCCCCGAGGTCACGTACGTCGATGGAATTCCGAATGGCGGGCAGGCGCCGTACCCCAACCCCGGCCGGCTCGAAGGCATCGTGCGCGACGCCGCCAACCGCGCCGTGGTCGACGCGGTGGTCGCGGTCGTCGGCACGATGGAATCGGCGCGGACCGACAGCACGGGTCGCTACGTCCTGCCACTGGTTCCGTCCGGAGTGCTGGCGCTCCGCGTGACTCGGGCGGGGTACGCTCCCACCATGGTGGAAGGGCTCCGATTGCGCCAGGGTGAAACGATTCTCCAGGATTTCCACCTCGCTCCTGCGGCGCCCGCTCGGCCCTGA
- a CDS encoding carboxypeptidase regulatory-like domain-containing protein: MSQTRLLSLLATLIAVPVAAQGGTACLQGRVYGAAGSPLLGARVLLLNTGAAVATDIEGRFAFPELRPDTVSVRVTYIGYKSGMVTGLQLSGARTVLQDFTLEESKVTISETGGAPPPGMVGNAARPQPAKPTVSERTCPIPSGGRIRTPGAMSTSSRSTTSRGYPLAWLPARSSPAPAASREPSWRKVASRSGGHASSSLGPARA; the protein is encoded by the coding sequence ATGTCCCAGACTCGTCTGTTGTCGTTGCTTGCCACGCTGATTGCCGTGCCGGTCGCGGCACAGGGAGGGACCGCCTGCCTGCAGGGGCGGGTGTACGGGGCGGCCGGGTCGCCGCTCCTGGGCGCGCGGGTCCTCCTGCTCAACACCGGGGCCGCGGTGGCGACCGATATCGAGGGGCGCTTCGCCTTCCCCGAGCTCCGGCCGGACACGGTCAGCGTGCGGGTCACCTACATCGGCTACAAGAGTGGCATGGTCACGGGGCTGCAATTGTCGGGCGCCCGAACTGTGCTACAGGACTTCACCCTCGAGGAGTCGAAGGTGACCATCTCGGAGACCGGGGGGGCGCCACCACCGGGGATGGTCGGCAATGCCGCGCGACCGCAGCCAGCGAAGCCAACGGTCTCGGAGCGCACCTGCCCGATCCCCTCCGGAGGAAGGATACGGACCCCGGGAGCTATGTCGACAAGCTCCCGGTCGACAACGTCTCGCGGGTATCCACTGGCGTGGCTCCCGGCACGATCATCCCCAGCCCCGGCCGCCTCGAGGGAACCGTCATGGCGGAAGGTCGCCAGCCGCTCTGGGGGGCACGCGTCTTCATCGTTGGGTCCCGCGCGAGCGTGA
- a CDS encoding cysteine synthase family protein: MRRMTLADRLRGLRVLVGNTPLLTIEFSVDGGPPRLIHAKAESLNLTGSIKDRMALHILRHARESGELQPGGMIVEATSGNTGISFAAIGRALGHPVTIFMPDWMSAERIALIRSFGATIRLVSKEEGGFLGSIALAEALAKARPGAFLPRQFANELNCDAHMRTTGPEIWAQLRNLGLTPAAFVAGVGTGGTIMGTGRYLRSVQPSIKLHPVEPANSPTLTTGHKVGKHRIQGISDEFIPAIVQLDELDAVLAVDDGDAILMAQALAQELGLAVGISSGANFLAAVAAQDALGADAVVATIFCDSNKKYLSTDLLREEPVLPNHRAPHIQLHAVTAMNRVCGSCVDPDDPGNAPAGFYELTRSR; this comes from the coding sequence ATGCGCCGCATGACCCTCGCTGACCGGCTCCGGGGACTTCGTGTCCTCGTCGGCAACACCCCGCTCCTCACGATCGAGTTCTCGGTCGACGGCGGCCCCCCGCGCCTGATCCACGCCAAGGCAGAGAGCCTCAACCTCACCGGCAGCATCAAGGACCGGATGGCGCTCCACATCCTGCGCCACGCGCGGGAAAGCGGCGAGCTGCAGCCGGGCGGGATGATCGTCGAGGCCACCAGTGGCAACACCGGCATCTCCTTCGCCGCCATCGGGCGCGCACTGGGACACCCGGTCACGATCTTCATGCCCGACTGGATGAGTGCCGAGCGGATCGCGCTGATCCGCTCGTTCGGCGCCACCATTCGCCTCGTGTCCAAGGAAGAGGGCGGCTTCCTCGGTTCGATCGCGCTCGCCGAGGCGCTCGCGAAGGCGAGGCCCGGGGCGTTCCTCCCGCGTCAGTTCGCCAACGAACTGAATTGCGACGCGCACATGCGCACCACCGGTCCCGAGATCTGGGCACAACTGCGCAACCTGGGGCTCACCCCAGCCGCATTCGTGGCCGGCGTGGGCACGGGCGGCACCATCATGGGGACCGGCCGCTATCTCCGGAGCGTGCAGCCGTCGATCAAGTTGCATCCGGTCGAGCCCGCGAACTCCCCGACCCTCACGACCGGGCACAAGGTCGGCAAGCATCGCATCCAGGGGATCAGCGACGAGTTCATCCCGGCCATCGTGCAACTCGACGAACTCGACGCGGTGCTCGCGGTCGACGATGGCGATGCGATCCTGATGGCGCAGGCGCTCGCGCAGGAACTCGGCCTCGCCGTCGGCATCTCCAGCGGGGCGAACTTCCTCGCCGCGGTCGCTGCGCAGGACGCGCTCGGCGCCGACGCCGTGGTGGCCACGATCTTCTGCGATTCCAACAAGAAGTACCTGAGCACCGACCTGTTGCGTGAGGAGCCGGTGTTGCCGAACCATCGGGCGCCGCATATCCAGCTGCACGCGGTCACGGCGATGAATCGCGTCTGCGGTTCCTGCGTCGATCCGGACGATCCGGGCAACGCTCCCGCCGGCTTCTACGAGCTCACGCGTTCGCGATGA
- a CDS encoding formate/nitrite transporter family protein yields MSDLVDAIPPREIARKAEQVGVAKANTDGLTLLVLAILAGAFIALAALLFTVVVTDPRLGFGVTRLIGGLSFCLGLVLVIVAGAELFTGNNLLAMAWASGLIDTRAVLRNWAIVYVGNVVGSLATVLLAWWGNIAALGDGAVGATAVQVATLKGGLTVGEALARGILCNALVCLAVWLAMGGRSVADKVLAILFPVTAFVAIGFEHSIANWFFLPFGMLLDSAGAVTIAAAARNLAAVTLGNIIGGTLLVAGVYWVAYLRGGQPARHP; encoded by the coding sequence ATGAGCGACCTCGTCGACGCCATTCCGCCCCGCGAGATCGCGCGCAAGGCCGAACAGGTCGGCGTCGCGAAGGCCAACACCGATGGCCTGACGTTGCTGGTGCTCGCCATTCTCGCGGGGGCGTTCATTGCGCTCGCCGCGCTGCTCTTCACGGTGGTCGTCACCGACCCGAGGCTTGGCTTCGGCGTCACTCGCTTGATCGGCGGGCTGAGCTTCTGCCTCGGCCTGGTCCTGGTCATCGTCGCGGGGGCGGAGCTCTTCACTGGCAACAACCTGCTGGCGATGGCATGGGCGAGTGGCCTGATCGACACGCGCGCGGTCCTCCGCAACTGGGCCATCGTCTATGTGGGCAACGTGGTCGGCAGCCTTGCGACCGTGCTGCTGGCGTGGTGGGGCAACATCGCCGCACTCGGCGACGGAGCGGTCGGGGCGACGGCGGTGCAGGTCGCCACGCTCAAGGGCGGGCTCACCGTCGGCGAGGCGCTCGCACGCGGCATCCTCTGCAACGCCCTCGTCTGCCTCGCCGTCTGGCTCGCGATGGGGGGACGGAGCGTCGCGGACAAGGTGCTCGCGATCCTCTTTCCGGTCACGGCATTCGTGGCGATCGGTTTCGAGCACTCGATCGCGAACTGGTTCTTCCTTCCCTTCGGCATGCTGCTCGACAGCGCCGGTGCGGTGACGATCGCTGCCGCGGCGCGCAACCTGGCCGCGGTCACCCTGGGGAACATCATCGGCGGGACGTTGCTGGTGGCCGGGGTGTACTGGGTAGCCTACCTCCGTGGTGGACAGCCGGCCCGACATCCGTAG